The Vicia villosa cultivar HV-30 ecotype Madison, WI linkage group LG1, Vvil1.0, whole genome shotgun sequence genome includes a region encoding these proteins:
- the LOC131606019 gene encoding protein NRT1/ PTR FAMILY 6.3-like, with protein sequence MSTTLPETQGETVPDAWDFKGHPADRAKTGGWASSAMILGSEACERLTTMGIAVNLVTYLTGTMHLGSAYSSNIVTNFVGTSFMLCLFGGFVADSFFGRYLTIAIFGTIEAIGVICLAISTKIPSLHPPQCTQNSPNSCEPANNLQLAVLYTALYLTALGIGGLKSSVSGFGSDQFDDSNEVEKKQMVRFFSWFFFFISMGSILAVTVLVYIQDHLGRDWGYGLCACAIVVALVVFLSGTKRYRYKKLVGSPLTQIVAVSVAAWRKRKLELPSDPLLLYNLDDVKDQDVTKKKQMLPHSKEFRCLDKASIKEPKTDGNDTGGKWNLSTLTDVEEVKLVIRMLPIWATTIMFWTVHAQMVTFSVSQATTLKRHIGKSFQIPPASLTAFLTGSILVTIPIYDRIILPIIRKICNKSQRLTPLQSIALGLAMSICGMVAAALIELRRMRMAHLYGMTENSKSVIPMSVFWLVPQFFIVGAGEAFTYMGQLDFFLRECPKGMKTMSTGLFLSTLSLGFFFSSVLVTVVQKVTAQHHPWLTDNINQGKLYNFYWLLAILSCLNLVIYLLCAKSYVYKDKRLAQQVIELEKADPADHA encoded by the exons ATGAGTACTACTCTCCCGGAAACTCAAGGGGAAACCGTTCCAGATGCATGGGATTTCAAGGGTCATCCTGCAGACAGGGCCAAAACTGGTGGTTGGGCATCATCTGCAATGATCTTAG GTTCAGAAGCATGTGAGAGGTTAACAACAATGGGAATAGCTGTAAATTTGGTGACATATTTGACTGGTACAATGCATTTGGGAAGTGCTTATTCTTCCAATATCGTCACCAACTTCGTCGGAACCTCTTTTATGCTATGCTTGTTTGGTGGTTTTGTAGCCGATTCTTTTTTTGGAAG ATACCTTACCATAGCCATCTTTGGAACTATTGAAGCGATT GGTGTTATATGCTTGGCAATATCAACAAAAATTCCAAGCCTCCATCCGCCACAATGCACACAAAATAGTCCTAATTCTTGTGAACCAGCAAACAACCTACAACTAGCTGTTCTATACACAGCTCTTTACTTGACAGCACTTGGAATCGGCGGTTTAAAATCAAGTGTCTCCGGCTTCGGTTCGGACCAGTTTGACGATTCAAACGAAGTAGAGAAAAAACAAATGGTGAGATTCTTCAGCTGGTTCTTCTTTTTCATAAGCATGGGTTCAATACTAGCAGTGACAGTTCTTGTCTACATTCAAGATCATCTTGGAAGAGATTGGGGATATGGATTATGTGCGTGTGCTATTGTTGTGGCGCTTGTTGTGTTCTTGTCGGGAACAAAGAGGTATCGGTATAAGAAACTTGTGGGGAGTCCATTAACTCAGATTGTGGCGGTTTCTGTGGCAGCATGGAGGAAGAGGAAGTTGGAGTTGCCGTCTGATCCGTTGTTGTTGTATAATTTGGATGATGTTAAAGATCAGGACGTGACGAAGAAGAAACAAATGTTGCCACATAGCAAGGAATTTCGGTGTTTGGACAAGGCATCAATCAAGGAGCCAAAAACAGATGGTAATGATACGGGAGGGAAATGGAATCTATCAACGTTAACAGATGTTGAAGAAGTAAAACTAGTAATAAGAATGTTACCAATATGGGCAACAACAATAATGTTTTGGACAGTACATGCACAGATGGTGACATTCTCAGTATCACAAGCAACAACATTAAAACGTCACATaggaaaatcatttcaaattccACCAGCATCTCTAACTGCTTTCCTCACAGGTAGCATCCTCGTAACAATCCCAATATATGACCGTATCATTCTTCCCATAATAAGAAAAATATGTAACAAATCACAAAGACTAACACCTTTACAAAGTATTGCTCTTGGGTTAGCCATGTCAATTTGTGGAATGGTTGCAGCAGCACTGATTGAATTAAGACGTATGAGGATGGCACATTTGTATGGCATGACAGAAAATTCAAAGTCGGTGATTCCCATGAGTGTGTTTTGGTTGGTCCCACAGTTCTTCATTGTGGGGGCAGGTGAGGCATTTACATATATGGGACAACTAGATTTTTTCTTGAGGGAATGTCCAAAAGGGATGAAAACTATGAGCACAGGATTGTTTTTGAGTACTTTGTCTTTGGGATTTTTCTTTAGCTCTGTGTTGGTAACTGTGGTTCAGAAAGTGACAGCTCAGCATCACCCCTGGCTTACTGATAACATTAATCAGGGCAAACTTTATAACTTCTATTGGCTCTTGGCTATCTTGAGTTGTTTAAATTTGGTTATTTACTTGCTTTGTGCTAAGTCTTATGTTTATAAGGATAAAAGACTTGCTCAACAAGTCATAGAATTAGAGAAGGCTGATCCTGCTGATCATGCATAG
- the LOC131635005 gene encoding uncharacterized mitochondrial protein AtMg00310-like, translating into MSCYKLPETVCKEIESMLAKFWWGSKEGERKVHWLRWEKMVTAKGAGGMGFKGISEFNTSLLGKQYWRLLTVQDSLLGKVLKSRYFPKGTIEDSKVCVNSSSAWRNILSA; encoded by the coding sequence ATGAGCTGCTACAAACTGCCGGAGACTGTTTGTAAGGAGATCGAATCCATGTTAGCCAAGTTTTGGTGGGGATCCAAGGAAGGGGAGAGGAAGGTGCACTGGTTGAGATGGGAAAAGATGGTCACAGCCAAAGGAGCAGGAGGAATGGGATTCAAGGGCATTAGCGAATTTAATACGAGTCTGTTAGGGAAGCAATATTGGAGATTATTAACGGTGCAGGATTCGCTGTTGGGGAAAGTTTTAAAGAGCCGATATTTCCCCAAAGGAACCATTGAAGACAGCAAGGTCTGTGTCAATTCTAGTTCCGCTTGGCGTAATATCCTCAGTGCTTGA
- the LOC131606027 gene encoding protein NRT1/ PTR FAMILY 6.3-like, with protein sequence MSSTLPETQGQTVPDAWDSKGHPADRAKTGGWASSAMILGSEACERLTTMGIAVNLVTYLTGTMHLGSAYSSNIVTNFVGTSFMLCLFGGFVADSFFGRYLTIAIFGTIEALGVICLAISTKIPSLHPPQCTPNSPNSCEPANNLQLAVLYTALYLTALGIGGLKSSVSGFGSDQFDDSNEGERKQMVKFFSWFFFFISMGSILAVTVLVYIQDHLGRDWGYGICACAIIAALVVFLSGTKRYRYKKLVGSPLTQIAAVSVAAWRKRKLELPSDSSMLYNLDDVKDQDVTKKKQMLPHSKQFRFLDKAAIKEPKTNGNNVVTKWDISTLTDVEEVKLVIRMLPIWATTIMFWTVHAQMVTFSVSQATTLKRHIGKSFQIPPASLTAFLTGSILVTIPIYDRIVLPILRKICNKSQRLRPLQSIALGLALSICGMVAAALIELRRMRMAHLHGMIENSKSVIPMSVFWLVPQFFIVGAGEAFTYMGQLDFFLRECPKGMKTMSTGLFLSTLSLGFFFSSVLVIVVQKVTGHHHPWLTDNINQGKLYNFYWLLAILSALNLVIYLLCAKSYIYKDKRLAQQVIELEKTDTDTADHA encoded by the exons ATGAGTTCTACTCTCCCGGAAACTCAAGGGCAAACCGTTCCAGATGCATGGGATTCCAAGGGTCATCCTGCAGACAGGGCCAAAACTGGTGGTTGGGCATCATCTGCAATGatcttag GTTCAGAAGCATGTGAGAGGTTAACAACAATGGGAATAGCTGTAAATTTGGTGACATATTTGACTGGTACAATGCATTTAGGAAGTGCTTACTCTTCCAATATCGTCACCAACTTCGTAGGAACCTCTTTTATGCTATGCTTGTTTGGTGGTTTTGTAGCCGACTCTTTTTTCGGAAG ATACCTTACCATAGCCATATTTGGAACTATTGAAGCATTG GGTGTTATATGCTTGGCAATATCAACAAAAATTCCAAGCCTCCATCCACCACAATGCACACCAAACAGTCCCAATTCTTGCGAACCAGCAAATAACCTTCAATTAGCTGTTCTATACACCGCTCTTTACCTGACAGCACTTGGAATCGGCGGTTTAAAATCAAGCGTCTCCGGATTTGGTTCAGATCAGTTCGATGATTCAAACGAAGGAGAGAGAAAACAAATGGTGAAATTCTTTAGCTGGTTCTTCTTTTTCATAAGCATGGGTTCCATACTAGCAGTGACAGTTCTTGTCTACATTCAAGATCATCTTGGAAGAGATTGGGGATATGGAATATGTGCGTGTGCTATTATTGCGGCGCTTGTTGTGTTCTTGTCGGGGACAAAGAGGTATCGGTATAAGAAACTTGTGGGAAGTCCTCTAACTCAGATTGCGGCGGTTTCTGTTGCGGCGTGGAGGAAGAGGAAATTGGAGTTGCCGTCTGATTCGTCGATGTTGTATAATTTGGATGATGTTAAGGATCAAGACGTGACGAAGAAGAAACAAATGTTGCCACATAGCAAGCAATTCCGATTTTTGGACAAGGCAGCAATCAAGGAGCCAAAAACAAATGGTAATAATGTGGTAACAAAATGGGATATATCAACGTTAACAGATGTTGAAGAAGTAAAATTAGTAATAAGAATGTTACCAATATGGGCCACAACAATAATGTTTTGGACGGTACATGCACAAATGGTGACATTCTCAGTATCACAAGCAACAACATTAAAACGTCACATAGGAAAATCATTTCAAATCCCACCAGCATCTCTAACCGCTTTCCTCACAGGTAGCATCCTCGTAACAATCCCAATATATGACCGTATCGTTCTTCCCATATTAAGAAAAATATGCAACAAATCACAAAGACTAAGACCTTTACAAAGCATTGCTCTTGGCTTAGCCTTGTCAATTTGTGGAATGGTTGCAGCAGCACTGATTGAATTAAGACGCATGAGGATGGCACATTTGCATGGTATGATAGAAAATTCAAAGTCGGTGATTCCCATGAGTGTGTTTTGGTTGGTCCCACAGTTCTTCATTGTGGGGGCAGGTGAGGCATTTACATATATGGGACAACTAGATTTTTTCTTGAGGGAATGTCCAAAAGGCATGAAGACTATGAGTACAGGATTGTTTTTGAGTACATTGTCTTTGGGATTTTTCTTTAGCTCTGTGTTGGTAATTGTGGTTCAGAAAGTGACAGGTCATCATCACCCCTGGCTTACGGATAACATTAATCAGGGCAAACTTTATAACTTCTATTGGCTCTTGGCTATCTTGAGTGCTTTAAATTTGGTTATATACTTGCTTTGTGCTAAGTCttatatttataaggataaaagaCTTGCTCAACAAGTTATAGAATTAGAGAAGACTGATACTGATACTGCTGATCATGCATAG